One region of Juglans regia cultivar Chandler chromosome 4, Walnut 2.0, whole genome shotgun sequence genomic DNA includes:
- the LOC109020966 gene encoding probable arabinosyltransferase ARAD1 — MSERSKAKRSKPISPPPHSSTAFLTQAHTLTLTQNLVFTMARKSLLLKQTLATILIILIVYALISTFLSPANSSSSSKLEATLPFSFANSAAAINEFSRELELSRDNPEKLPGESAPRVKIYLYDLPRRFTHGVVEHHSIARGGRPVDDVTLLKYPGHQHMGEWYLFSDLMRPDSERIGSPVVRVLDPDEADLFYVSFFSSLSLIVNPIRASGSSQDQGQVLYSDEETQEALLEWLEEQEYWKRNNGRDHVIIAQDPNALYKVIDRIKNSILLVSDFGRLRPDQASLVKDVILPYSHRINTFNGDVGVGNRKTLLFFMGARYRKEGGKIRDLLFQVLEKEGDVIIRHGTQSRENRRAASQGMHTSKFCLNPAGDTPSACRLFDSIVSLCIPVIISDSIVLPFEDVIDYTKIGIFVDSTSALKPGFLVSMLRAVTTKRLLQFQKELKEIKHYFQYEEQNGTVNEIWHQVSQKLPLVKLMINREKRLVKRELTEPECSCLCSNESGVVTTLKPLRLL, encoded by the exons ATGAGCGAACGGTCGAAAGCCAAGAGATCCAAACCCATTTCCCCACCTCCTCACTCTTCCACTGCCTTTCTAACTCAAGCCCAtaccctaaccctaactcaaAACCTGGTTTTTACAATGGCGCGGAAATCCTTGCTGCTCAAGCAAACCCTCGCTACCATCCTCATCATTCTCATCGTCTATGCCTTGATCAGCACCTTCCTCAGTCCTGCTaactcttcttcctcctccaagCTTGAGGCTACACTCCCCTTCAGCTTCGCGAATTCAGCTGCAGCCATCAATGAATTTTCTCGGGAGCTCGAACTTTCCCGAGATAATCCGGAGAAACTTCCAGGTGAATCAGCTCCGCGTGTGAAAATCTACCTCTACGATCTGCCCAGGAGGTTCACGCACGGCGTCGTCGAGCACCATTCCATCGCCCGTGGTGGTCGACCCGTCGATGACGTGACACTGCTCAAGTACCCTGGCCATCAGCACATGGGGGAGTGGTACTTGTTCTCGGATCTGATGCGACCCGATTCTGAGAGGATCGGATCGCCCGTTGTCAGGGTTTTGGATCCGGACGAAGCGGATCTGTTCTACGTGTCGTTCTTCTCGTCCTTGAGCCTGATCGTGAACCCGATCCGGGCATCTGGGTCGAGTCAGGACCAGGGCCAGGTATTGTACAGCGACGAGGAGACACAGGAGGCTTTGTTGGAGTGGCTGGAGGAGCAGGAGTACTGGAAGAGAAACAATGGGCGGGATCACGTGATCATAGCTCAGGACCCAAACGCTTTATACAAAGTGATTGATAGGATTAAGAATAGCATTCTGTTAGTTTCGGATTTCGGGCGGTTGAGACCGGATCAAGCATCGTTGGTCAAGGACGTGATCTTACCGTACTCGCACCGGATTAATACCTTTAATGGCGATGTGGGTGTAGGGAATCGGAAGACGCTGTTGTTCTTCATGGGGGCACGGTATCGCAAAGAG GGAGGAAAAATTCGTGATTTACTTTTCCAAGTACTTGAAAAAGAAGGAGATGTCATAATAAGACATGGAACACAATCCAGAGAGAATCGACGCGCTGCTTCACAAGGGATGCATACATCTAAGTTCTGTTTGAATCCTGCGGGTGATACTCCATCAGCTTGCCGACTCTTTGATTCTATAGTTAGCTTGTGTATCCCAGTTATAATCAGTGATAGTATTGTATTACCTTTTGAAGATGTTATAGACTATACAAAGATTGGAATATTTGTAGATTCCACGTCTGCTCTTAAACCAGGATTCTTAGTTTCAATGCTGAGAGCGGTAACCACCAAGAGGCTTCTGCAATTTCAGAAAGAGCTGAAAGAG ATAAAGCATTACTTCCAATATGAAGAACAGAACGGAACTGTGAATGAAATTTGGCACCAAGTCTCACAGAAGCTACCCTTAGTCAAATTGATGATTAATCGAGAGAAACGGCTTGTTAAGAGGGAATTAACTGAACCAGAATGCTCTTGCCTTTGTTCAAACGAGTCGGGGGTAGTCACCACCTTGAAACCACTTCGGCTGCTATAA